TGCAATGTTTGATAGCGGTTGATGACGTTGCGGTTAAGTTAACCATTGGACTCATTGGTCCGACTGCGCCATCCCTGCGCCTCTAGGTACAATTGAGCCCATTCTGATTGCACCTGTTTAGGGGACAGATTCAATTGCTGTGCGATCGCATCGATGGACTGGCCCTGCTTAAATTGCTCGATGATCTGTCGCTGCAGGTCATTACAGGACGCCCAGAATTGCTCCCACTGGGTGGGGGTCAGCCCCAAATTATGCTCCGATGGAGAAATCTTCAGCCAGTTCAACACCAACTCCGGCTGCTCCTTCAGGGTGAAGACACGCACGGCATGATAGCTGATCTTTTCCCGCAACCGGTAGACCTGCCTGACCGGTAGATTCAAGCGCTGGGCAATCGTATCCTGAGAGCACCCCTGCAAATGCAGCTCCAGCCAGCGGGTAGCCGTATGATCCAGCTTTTGGCTAAGGTAGGTCATGAACTCCTGTTTTACCTGGGCCCGCAGGATCTGTTGCTCAGTCATGGCAGCCTGTTCCTGATAGTGGAAGAGGGCCTGCACATCCAGCAAGCTGAGAGAGGCTTCGGGATCGTCAGTGGCCACCTCATCCGAGACCAAACGCACCAATTCTCCAGTGGGCACCTGAGTCATGCCAGCCTTTTGAGACCGACGCAGATAGTTGACGAAGCGATAGACCACCAGGGGCTGATTCCGAATCGGCCGTAGACAATACTCCTCTAACGTGGCTAGGGTCAACAGGTTCCGCAACCAGGACTGACGGCTACAGCGAGCCACCCAGGTTATCTGCTGCCGCAGGTGGCGATCGCTCTGCAGCATATCTTGCAAGACCTCTTGCAATACATCTTGAACCGTGCGCTTGCGATCGCGACTGAGGGCAATCCAGGTGCGAATCTTACTGCGAATTAGAAACAGACTACTCAATCGTCGCAGTAACCGCTGATAGGCCACATCGGCACTGATGCCCCAATACCGTTGGCGCAGAATTCGGTAGCGATAGTCCAGGGCTTGTTTAACAATCGCCAGCTCGTCTGCCGCCAAATGGTTCAGCTGTTCCGGCGTTTCCCCCACCAGCCACTGAACCATACTGTCTCGAATGGCCTGTCCCTGGTCAGGACAGTCCTGTTGCAGCCGCTGCCGCCATTCCTGAATTAAATCATCCGCCGCCGTCATGAATATGAGGCTTCCCCCGTATGTAAACAGTCTGTTTGCAACTGGGTCTAGTCCAGCTCGAGAGTGACCATTGCCCTGCAACCAGCCTCTATGGCTGACTCTGGACAACGGTAAGTCTTGAACCGTCGATCGATGATGAGCTCAGCATCCCAGGGAACTGTGGGTTAACCGCGTAGGACTTATCTTAATATCCCGCTCCGGGTCTCCCCTAGTTATCTAAGGAAATGGGCGCTTCCATAGCCACCATCACCCCACGGCAGCCAATCGCTGGGCCGATGCTATAGAATCGCTAAAATGGTCTGCCTGCTTGACGTGAAGGGCACAAAGCCATCCGCATGACTGTGGGCAACCCAGGACTGTCCATTCACAAGCGTGTCCTACTTAAGCACAACTTTACAAGAATTTCACATAACCGAGCTAATTTTGGCTCTTTTAAGAAGATTCGACCAATCGTAGCAGGCCGTTCCCCTCGGTGTTCACGGTTATCAGTAGGCTATGGTCGTAGCCTATTTCTGTATTTTTACCCAATCTTCCTAATACAGAGGGTCTGGGGGTCAGTCCGGACAGTTATCAGCCAGGATTACCTCGCCCCCGCCAATTCCTTCCAGCTGGACGTAGGGCTTGCCGAGCCAGTGGCATCCTCCCTTAGTAGGCATGGCGGTTAGTTCACACCGGGCTCTAAATACCTCTTCTGTTCTCTGTCCGCTGCCTTTTCCCCGCTAACTCCACTCCGATAGTGACCATGTCTGCCTTCACCAGTACTGTCACCTCCCCGGTCGAGTATGCCTGCATCCATCCCTCGGCGTCGTGCTTGATCAAGCGGGCCATGGATATCCTAGGAGCACTCTTGGGGTTGAGCCTGTTAGTCTTAATCCTATTGCCAGTTGCGATCGCAATTAAGCTCGACAGTGCTGGTCCTGTTTTCTACTCCCAGGTCCGATACGGGTTGCAGGGCAGACCCTTCCGGATTTGGAAGTTTCGTTCCATGGTCTCCAATGCCGAGGCCCTGCGTACCCTAGTGGCCAATGAAGCTCAGGGGCATATCTTCAAGAACCAGAATGACCCCCGCATCACCCGAACCGGCCGCTGGTTGCGCCGTACTAGCCTAGACGAGTTTCCCCAGTTCTGGAATGTATTAAAGGGAGATATGAGCCTAGTGGGCACTCGTCCCCCCACTGCCGATGAAGTGGCTAACTATGCTCCCCATCACTGGCGCCGCCTGGATGTGAAGCCAGGGTTGACCGGGCAGTGGCAGGTCAAT
This portion of the Halomicronema hongdechloris C2206 genome encodes:
- a CDS encoding HetZ-related protein 2; this translates as MTAADDLIQEWRQRLQQDCPDQGQAIRDSMVQWLVGETPEQLNHLAADELAIVKQALDYRYRILRQRYWGISADVAYQRLLRRLSSLFLIRSKIRTWIALSRDRKRTVQDVLQEVLQDMLQSDRHLRQQITWVARCSRQSWLRNLLTLATLEEYCLRPIRNQPLVVYRFVNYLRRSQKAGMTQVPTGELVRLVSDEVATDDPEASLSLLDVQALFHYQEQAAMTEQQILRAQVKQEFMTYLSQKLDHTATRWLELHLQGCSQDTIAQRLNLPVRQVYRLREKISYHAVRVFTLKEQPELVLNWLKISPSEHNLGLTPTQWEQFWASCNDLQRQIIEQFKQGQSIDAIAQQLNLSPKQVQSEWAQLYLEAQGWRSRTNESNG
- a CDS encoding sugar transferase — protein: MSAFTSTVTSPVEYACIHPSASCLIKRAMDILGALLGLSLLVLILLPVAIAIKLDSAGPVFYSQVRYGLQGRPFRIWKFRSMVSNAEALRTLVANEAQGHIFKNQNDPRITRTGRWLRRTSLDEFPQFWNVLKGDMSLVGTRPPTADEVANYAPHHWRRLDVKPGLTGQWQVNGRSCVTDFEAIVQLDLDYQSRWSPLYDLHLILKTVQVILKRSGAY